A single window of Mycoplasma bradburyae DNA harbors:
- a CDS encoding IS3 family transposase — protein MSRKGKFLDNVDVENFFSIIKQEIFYDKTYLSYEQLKSEIEKFIKY, from the coding sequence ATGTCTAGAAAAGGAAAATTTTTAGATAATGTAGATGTTGAAAACTTTTTCTCAATAATTAAACAAGAAATTTTCTACGACAAAACTTATTTAAGTTATGAACAATTGAAATCAGAGATTGAAAAATTTATTAAATATTAA
- a CDS encoding restriction endonuclease subunit S: MHNFFSKKPNGKLKDILLEAPKSKVKVGEARALNNGLYPFFTSGESILNWNEALTDGRNCFLNTGGIGDVKFYVGKASYSTDTWCISGNLNMSDYLYLLLFSIKSEIREKFFQGTSLKHLQKDFLKNKDIYIPKKMELDLFNKQIVPIFDIISIIFRENKELTSLRDYLLPLLFNSQVTIN; encoded by the coding sequence ATGCACAATTTCTTTTCTAAAAAACCTAATGGAAAATTAAAAGACATTTTACTCGAAGCTCCTAAATCAAAGGTAAAAGTAGGTGAAGCTAGAGCGCTTAATAATGGATTATATCCATTTTTTACAAGTGGAGAATCTATTTTAAATTGAAATGAAGCATTAACTGATGGTAGAAACTGTTTCTTAAACACAGGCGGAATTGGTGATGTTAAATTCTATGTTGGTAAAGCGTCATATTCTACAGACACTTGATGTATTTCTGGGAATTTAAATATGTCAGATTATCTATATTTATTATTGTTTTCTATTAAATCTGAAATACGAGAAAAATTTTTCCAAGGAACAAGTTTAAAACATTTACAAAAAGATTTCCTAAAGAATAAAGATATTTATATCCCTAAAAAAATGGAATTAGATTTATTTAACAAACAAATAGTTCCCATATTTGATATTATTTCTATAATTTTTAGAGAAAATAAAGAATTGACTTCTCTTAGGGATTATCTTTTACCGTTATTATTTAATAGTCAAGTTACTATTAACTAA
- a CDS encoding ABC transporter ATP-binding protein, with the protein MQDKNINNELLEDDLDQGFDSIDLDKLINELGSETKAVNGAHIKLVNVSKKYEGNEKYTLKDINLEIKPGTFCIFLGPSGCGKTTLLRMIAGLNSITKGDLLFNNKRYNNLLPNERNIAMVFQSYALYPHMNVYNNISFGLKIAKERKDVIDRRVKDVAKILRISDYLYRKPKDLSGGQRQRVAIGRAIARKPLVFLMDEPLSNLDAKLRESMRREIVNIHRMLQTTSIYVTHDQLEAMTMGNQIVVFNDGSIQQSGTGRELYFKPANIFVAKFIGSPTMNTFEATYKDNKIISTNNKVELEVEEPIKEKLSQNQELVIGFRSEDIKISKEELPNSVKGTIMNIELIGKDQLVAVVIGDTTFELIINAPNDVEYELYSEVYVSFVLNRIHIFDKQSEQRIN; encoded by the coding sequence ATGCAAGATAAAAATATCAATAATGAACTATTAGAAGATGATCTAGATCAAGGCTTTGATAGCATTGATCTAGATAAACTAATTAATGAATTAGGTTCTGAAACCAAAGCAGTTAATGGTGCTCATATTAAATTAGTTAATGTTTCAAAGAAATATGAAGGGAATGAGAAATATACTTTAAAAGATATTAATCTAGAAATTAAACCAGGAACGTTTTGTATCTTTCTAGGACCTAGTGGTTGTGGTAAGACAACTCTATTAAGAATGATTGCAGGGCTTAATTCAATTACCAAGGGCGATTTGTTATTTAACAATAAAAGGTATAATAACTTGTTACCAAATGAAAGAAACATAGCTATGGTGTTTCAATCATATGCTTTGTACCCGCATATGAATGTTTATAACAACATTTCATTTGGTTTAAAGATTGCTAAAGAACGTAAGGATGTTATTGACCGAAGAGTTAAAGACGTAGCTAAAATTTTAAGGATATCAGATTATTTATATCGTAAGCCTAAAGATCTTTCAGGTGGTCAAAGACAAAGGGTAGCAATCGGTAGAGCGATTGCTCGTAAACCATTAGTATTCTTAATGGACGAACCATTATCTAACTTAGATGCTAAACTCCGTGAAAGCATGCGACGTGAAATTGTAAACATTCATAGAATGTTACAAACCACAAGTATTTATGTAACCCACGACCAATTAGAAGCCATGACTATGGGTAACCAGATTGTTGTATTTAATGATGGTTCAATTCAACAATCTGGTACAGGTCGTGAGTTGTATTTCAAACCAGCCAATATTTTCGTAGCCAAATTCATAGGATCTCCAACTATGAATACTTTTGAAGCAACTTATAAAGATAATAAGATTATCTCAACCAACAACAAAGTTGAATTAGAAGTAGAAGAACCTATCAAAGAAAAACTTTCACAAAACCAAGAACTAGTTATTGGTTTTAGAAGTGAAGACATCAAGATCTCTAAAGAAGAACTACCTAATAGTGTCAAAGGAACAATTATGAATATCGAACTAATTGGTAAAGACCAATTAGTAGCCGTAGTTATTGGTGATACAACCTTTGAATTAATTATTAATGCTCCTAATGATGTTGAGTATGAACTATACAGTGAAGTATATGTTTCATTTGTTCTTAATAGAATCCATATCTTTGATAAACAATCAGAACAAAGGATAAATTAG
- a CDS encoding sugar ABC transporter permease, with protein sequence MNKTKIYQKTFDCIKIDPNQLTKKRLTFNELDAKPPTKSELVWLCFNYLLLVFWSLIILFPVISLLIASFNVNNPRVATVTPFKFGFDNLFYLFKYRNVDQLTAEAVSALREKNSSTFNLFGTEYILDPQTRSYFGDWYKNTLYIAGFTALISTVAVALNAYAYSRFKFAGSKHSLTIIMLIQMIPATSSLIVLYIIVQLGTDIKVSPIIMLVLIYSGGAIAGNTFMVKSYLDTISSELDDSAKIDGCNNWGLFFKILLPVIRPALIMVALWSFLIPFTDILLPSLVLPNQQDKTLASGLQLFLSNQQDLQAGAYTMGTLLASLPAFVLFMYLQRYIIGGLSDGAVKG encoded by the coding sequence ATGAACAAAACTAAGATTTATCAAAAGACATTCGACTGTATAAAAATCGATCCGAACCAGTTAACTAAAAAGCGTTTAACATTTAATGAACTAGATGCTAAACCGCCTACTAAATCAGAATTAGTATGATTATGTTTTAACTACTTATTATTAGTATTCTGATCATTAATCATCCTATTCCCAGTAATTAGTTTGTTAATCGCTTCATTTAATGTTAACAACCCACGGGTTGCTACAGTTACCCCATTTAAATTTGGGTTTGACAATTTATTCTATTTATTTAAATATCGTAATGTAGATCAATTAACAGCAGAAGCTGTTAGTGCTCTAAGAGAAAAGAATTCATCTACTTTTAATTTATTTGGAACAGAATACATTCTAGACCCACAAACCAGATCATACTTTGGGGATTGATATAAAAACACTTTATATATAGCTGGGTTTACTGCTTTAATATCAACTGTAGCTGTTGCGCTTAATGCTTATGCTTATTCAAGATTTAAATTCGCAGGATCAAAACATTCATTAACAATCATAATGTTGATTCAGATGATCCCAGCAACATCATCTTTAATTGTTCTATACATTATTGTTCAATTAGGGACTGATATCAAAGTATCACCAATCATAATGTTGGTACTAATCTATTCAGGTGGAGCGATTGCTGGTAATACCTTTATGGTTAAGAGTTATCTAGATACGATTTCATCTGAATTAGATGATTCAGCTAAAATCGATGGTTGTAACAACTGAGGATTATTCTTCAAGATCTTATTACCAGTAATCAGACCTGCCTTAATTATGGTTGCTTTGTGATCTTTCTTAATTCCATTTACTGATATCTTGTTACCTAGTTTGGTACTACCAAACCAACAAGATAAAACATTAGCAAGTGGATTACAACTATTCTTAAGTAACCAACAAGATTTACAAGCTGGTGCTTATACTATGGGTACATTATTAGCTTCTCTACCAGCATTTGTTCTATTTATGTATCTACAAAGATACATAATAGGTGGTTTAAGTGATGGAGCTGTTAAAGGATAA
- a CDS encoding ABC transporter permease subunit, whose protein sequence is MEKLKLYNWYGESFEAKLPETTNNLKDYKKQVENVFLRMKDEIKTRYNIDKDLFLRAKTKITDNLQRELNSHKIAYKNKLKVFKDSIRKLSYVDSLNDLLNYELKKLKLKKKQNKKYVDDFINSLKNSIDSLEDKLRNIEILKKKTNHSETEIAKVYCLFSTILTYTNNVNDKEFDLKKIDSYLSSYEKDLLNKLPDPSKYLKDLYIKIETRRLRLYNTREELKRKYDQTYLLNKQLYEQEKQNIILSANQRLIKIENEYNKKYEQATNEANEFKKQALLKVEDHKKQILEVENSNKLKIQKIFDKSSLARKQIKDKKKELYEQQKLSLQIKNYKDFYKFLQANETFVKDQVNINWSELENLNKQKALNDLEEITNKYISNATNSFIKIAYDNFFSAKNKLSINKEAKALYKSKYNELIANTYKEYSYESDYKNAVSSAHKNYAVDHSITRNKFLEEKIIAKHELDQIYAKSDQDKEKQLISEKLALIKKQYKDSLNELKDKLASKEISKQAYKNRLVEIKIVKKEAIYELKLSSKILRNKETLKTLFIREFAEQKINKKIFESKVNEAQKAIPIETSINVKRFSWLLGFLIPGACELIFFKQYIKGILMLLFTIVNYALFLPFILGQYTEKMKGIFGVIDLGASDHGDARYYLFGGVLSIILMSAMLIYFLISAISANRVAKALYYGCRPSQWSHSKRWLSTSGFPWMISIFGWVLMLFVVVSPVVTSVLLSFTNIGFNHIPPNRSVDWVGLEQWGRWWTLRESNLLGSVGNVLFWTVIWTFASTLIPIALGILVAILTNNPRIKGRKIFRIIFILPWAIPAFVTVGFIKTMFAAGETGYINTILFYLFHIQPKSWLNDISWTRALLIIVQTWIGYAWIFMLVTSNLQSIPKDIYEAGSVDGAKSRHLFWYLTLPQLLLSISPLLIALFVGSFNNFTTIFLFNNGGPAYAKPTPFGEGATDIIVSWVFKLSNPQGVQFPGNQAFGAALATLASMFSIGIALRGFIKSMSRKD, encoded by the coding sequence ATGGAAAAACTAAAACTGTATAACTGGTATGGTGAAAGTTTTGAAGCTAAACTACCAGAGACAACAAATAACCTAAAGGATTATAAGAAACAAGTCGAGAATGTTTTCTTAAGAATGAAGGATGAGATCAAAACTAGATACAATATTGATAAAGATCTTTTTCTTCGAGCTAAAACAAAGATAACTGACAACTTACAAAGAGAATTAAATAGTCACAAAATAGCTTATAAAAATAAGCTAAAAGTTTTTAAAGATTCAATAAGAAAACTTTCTTATGTTGATTCTTTAAATGATCTTCTTAATTACGAACTTAAGAAGTTAAAACTTAAGAAGAAACAAAACAAAAAGTATGTTGATGATTTTATTAATTCTCTTAAGAATTCTATAGATAGCTTAGAAGATAAATTAAGAAATATTGAAATTCTTAAGAAAAAAACCAATCACAGTGAAACTGAGATTGCTAAAGTTTATTGTTTGTTTTCAACTATCCTTACATACACAAATAATGTTAATGATAAAGAATTCGATCTTAAAAAGATCGATTCTTACTTATCAAGTTATGAAAAAGATCTGCTTAACAAATTACCAGATCCTAGTAAGTATTTAAAAGATCTTTATATCAAGATAGAAACAAGAAGATTACGTTTATACAACACCCGTGAAGAATTAAAAAGAAAATACGATCAAACATATTTATTAAATAAACAACTATACGAACAAGAAAAACAAAATATTATCTTAAGTGCAAACCAAAGATTAATTAAGATAGAAAACGAATACAACAAGAAGTATGAGCAAGCAACTAACGAAGCAAACGAGTTTAAAAAACAAGCTTTGTTAAAAGTTGAAGATCATAAGAAACAAATACTAGAAGTTGAGAACTCTAATAAGTTAAAAATCCAAAAGATTTTTGATAAATCTAGTTTAGCTAGAAAACAAATTAAAGATAAGAAAAAAGAACTTTATGAACAACAAAAACTAAGTTTGCAAATCAAGAACTATAAAGACTTTTATAAATTCTTGCAAGCAAATGAAACTTTTGTTAAAGATCAAGTGAATATCAATTGATCTGAATTAGAAAACTTAAACAAACAAAAAGCCTTAAACGACCTAGAAGAAATTACTAATAAGTATATTAGTAATGCTACAAATAGTTTTATTAAGATAGCTTATGATAACTTCTTTTCAGCAAAAAATAAGTTATCAATTAACAAAGAAGCTAAAGCGTTATATAAATCTAAATATAATGAATTAATTGCTAATACATATAAAGAATATAGTTATGAAAGTGATTACAAAAACGCAGTATCATCAGCTCACAAAAACTATGCAGTAGATCATTCAATAACAAGAAACAAATTCCTTGAAGAAAAGATAATAGCTAAACATGAACTAGATCAGATTTATGCTAAATCTGATCAAGATAAAGAAAAACAATTGATATCTGAAAAGTTAGCTTTAATCAAAAAACAATATAAAGATTCTTTAAATGAATTAAAAGATAAGTTAGCATCTAAAGAGATTTCTAAACAAGCTTATAAGAACCGTTTAGTAGAAATCAAGATAGTTAAAAAAGAAGCAATTTACGAACTTAAACTAAGTTCGAAAATCTTAAGAAACAAAGAAACCTTAAAAACATTATTTATAAGAGAGTTTGCTGAACAAAAGATTAATAAAAAGATTTTTGAAAGCAAAGTTAATGAAGCTCAAAAAGCAATCCCGATAGAAACTTCAATTAATGTTAAACGATTTAGTTGATTACTAGGTTTTCTAATTCCTGGTGCTTGTGAATTAATATTCTTTAAGCAATACATCAAAGGAATCTTAATGCTTTTATTTACAATCGTAAATTATGCATTATTCTTGCCTTTCATTTTAGGTCAGTATACTGAGAAAATGAAAGGTATCTTTGGAGTTATAGATCTAGGTGCTAGTGATCATGGAGATGCTAGATACTACTTGTTTGGTGGTGTGTTATCAATTATCTTAATGAGTGCTATGCTGATATATTTCTTGATATCAGCCATTAGTGCTAATAGAGTGGCTAAAGCGTTATATTATGGATGTCGACCAAGTCAATGAAGCCATTCTAAGAGATGATTATCAACCTCAGGATTCCCTTGAATGATCTCAATCTTTGGTTGAGTATTAATGTTGTTTGTTGTCGTATCACCTGTTGTTACTTCTGTGTTGTTATCATTTACTAACATTGGATTTAATCATATTCCACCTAATAGATCAGTAGATTGGGTAGGATTAGAACAATGAGGTCGATGATGAACATTACGAGAATCTAATTTATTAGGTTCTGTTGGTAATGTTTTATTCTGGACTGTGATCTGAACTTTTGCTTCTACTTTAATTCCAATAGCTCTTGGGATATTAGTAGCAATACTTACTAATAACCCAAGAATCAAGGGAAGAAAGATCTTTAGAATAATCTTTATCTTACCTTGAGCAATTCCAGCTTTTGTTACTGTAGGTTTTATTAAAACAATGTTTGCAGCAGGCGAAACCGGTTATATCAATACAATCTTGTTTTACTTGTTCCACATTCAACCAAAATCTTGGTTGAATGATATATCTTGAACAAGAGCATTGTTAATTATAGTACAAACCTGAATTGGATATGCTTGGATCTTTATGTTGGTTACTAGTAATTTACAATCAATACCTAAAGATATTTATGAAGCTGGATCTGTTGATGGAGCAAAATCAAGACATTTATTTTGGTATCTAACCTTACCACAGTTATTATTATCAATCTCGCCATTACTAATCGCTTTATTCGTAGGATCATTTAATAACTTTACAACAATCTTCTTATTTAACAATGGTGGTCCTGCTTATGCTAAACCTACTCCGTTTGGTGAAGGTGCTACGGATATTATTGTTTCTTGAGTATTTAAGTTATCTAACCCGCAAGGAGTACAATTCCCTGGTAACCAAGCATTCGGTGCTGCTTTAGCTACATTAGCTTCAATGTTTAGTATTGGTATTGCTTTAAGAGGATTTATTAAATCAATGAGTCGAAAAGATTAA
- the tilS gene encoding tRNA lysidine(34) synthetase TilS — MSTTDKKQYLIGVSGGPDSMYLLNQYKEQIKVVCHVNYNKRQSALRDQEIVQNYCMNNNLILELLSVDKNYNYQRNFQTQARILRYDFFLEVAKKYNLEKCLIAHQKDDFLESALMQYDKNKNLLFYGLHKESNYKDLRIIRPILDFWKDDIQNYLNENKIPYGIDETNLLPIYQRNKVRINLSKLTNNKKQEQLDFFNKLNKQNKYRFDEVNNFIVNWDHNYKQLIESTNYYEIIYYWLSKNDIKYTKAKADGILEFLQKKNNKKYRLKINTYLIKKNGIVEIIKA, encoded by the coding sequence ATGAGTACAACAGATAAAAAGCAATATTTAATTGGCGTTTCTGGTGGACCTGATTCAATGTATTTATTGAATCAATACAAAGAACAAATCAAGGTTGTTTGTCACGTAAATTATAATAAACGCCAATCAGCATTAAGAGATCAAGAAATTGTTCAAAATTATTGTATGAACAATAATCTAATCTTAGAGCTTTTATCTGTAGATAAGAACTATAATTACCAAAGGAATTTCCAAACTCAAGCAAGAATCTTGCGTTATGATTTTTTTCTAGAAGTAGCAAAAAAATATAATCTAGAAAAATGTCTTATCGCTCATCAAAAAGATGATTTTTTAGAATCTGCTTTAATGCAATATGATAAGAATAAAAACTTATTATTTTATGGACTTCATAAGGAATCTAATTACAAAGATCTAAGAATTATAAGACCAATTCTAGATTTTTGAAAAGATGATATTCAGAATTATCTTAATGAAAACAAAATCCCTTATGGAATAGATGAAACTAACTTATTACCAATTTATCAGAGAAATAAAGTTCGAATTAATTTATCTAAATTAACTAATAATAAAAAACAAGAACAATTAGATTTTTTTAATAAACTTAATAAACAAAATAAATACAGATTTGATGAAGTCAATAATTTTATTGTTAATTGAGATCATAATTACAAACAACTTATTGAATCAACAAATTATTACGAGATAATTTATTATTGATTATCAAAAAATGATATAAAATACACCAAAGCTAAAGCTGATGGTATTCTTGAATTTTTACAAAAAAAGAATAATAAAAAATATCGATTAAAAATAAATACTTATCTCATTAAGAAAAATGGAATTGTTGAAATCATTAAAGCATAG
- the pth gene encoding aminoacyl-tRNA hydrolase: MKLVVGLGNPGSEYAHTRHNIGFKVIDKLLDVLHLDLEKTQFNGTYVKHDDFIIAKPLTYMNLSGNFVKEIMNFYKINVEDILVIHDEIAFDLGVVKLKQNGSSNGQNGVNSIITQLGTQDFKRVRVGIKNQYLKSISSFVLSKFSHKESDTLKAAIASASVIAYDFIKSDKSFSQLMNEYNR, translated from the coding sequence ATGAAACTTGTTGTAGGTTTAGGAAACCCCGGTTCTGAATACGCTCATACGCGTCATAATATCGGGTTTAAAGTGATCGATAAACTTCTGGATGTTTTACATCTAGATTTAGAAAAAACGCAATTTAATGGTACTTATGTAAAGCATGATGATTTCATTATCGCTAAACCATTAACTTATATGAATCTGTCAGGTAATTTTGTAAAAGAAATTATGAATTTTTACAAAATTAACGTAGAAGATATTTTAGTTATTCATGACGAAATTGCGTTTGATTTAGGGGTTGTTAAATTAAAACAAAATGGTTCATCTAACGGACAAAATGGAGTGAATAGTATTATTACTCAATTAGGAACTCAAGATTTCAAAAGAGTTCGTGTTGGGATTAAGAATCAATACTTAAAATCAATCTCAAGTTTTGTTTTATCTAAATTTTCACACAAAGAATCAGATACGCTTAAAGCAGCTATTGCGTCTGCTAGTGTTATTGCTTATGACTTTATCAAGTCAGACAAAAGCTTTAGCCAATTAATGAATGAGTACAACAGATAA
- the rplA gene encoding 50S ribosomal protein L1, with protein MSKKLTKKTKAALASFDSKQIYDLDKAIDIAKKTSITKFESSIDIAIKLNLDTTKADQQLRGAISLPHNVSKPLRILAITDQQAEAKQAGADFVGEIDKINEIKAGWMDFDVIITNPKFMIELGKLGKILGPRGLMPNPKTGTVTQDIATAITEYRKGKKEYRTDSFGNIHMTIGKQSTETQKIVENANTLIELIKSRRPSAVKGVYIQNISISSTMGPGVKVKIN; from the coding sequence ATGTCTAAAAAATTGACTAAAAAAACTAAAGCTGCATTAGCTTCTTTTGATTCTAAACAAATCTATGATTTAGATAAAGCAATTGATATTGCTAAAAAAACTTCAATTACTAAATTTGAAAGTTCAATTGATATTGCTATTAAATTAAACTTAGATACTACTAAGGCTGATCAACAATTAAGAGGTGCTATCTCTTTACCTCATAATGTTTCTAAACCATTAAGAATTTTAGCAATTACTGATCAACAAGCTGAAGCTAAACAAGCTGGCGCTGATTTCGTTGGTGAAATTGATAAAATTAACGAAATTAAAGCTGGTTGAATGGATTTTGACGTGATTATTACTAACCCTAAATTCATGATTGAATTAGGTAAATTAGGTAAGATCTTAGGTCCAAGAGGTTTAATGCCTAACCCTAAAACTGGTACAGTTACTCAAGATATAGCTACTGCTATTACTGAATATCGTAAAGGTAAAAAAGAATACCGTACAGACTCATTTGGTAACATCCACATGACAATCGGTAAACAATCAACTGAAACTCAAAAGATTGTAGAAAACGCTAATACCTTAATCGAATTAATCAAATCAAGAAGACCAAGTGCTGTTAAAGGTGTCTACATCCAAAACATCTCGATATCTTCAACAATGGGTCCAGGAGTTAAAGTTAAAATTAATTAG
- the rplK gene encoding 50S ribosomal protein L11, translating into MAKKEITRIAKLELIGGQAKPGPALASVGINMGEFTKQFNDKTKDRMGDVVPVIITAFNDKSFTFELKTTPVTILLKKAAKIEKGAKNAKTEKIAKISKEDALKIAEYKMPDLNAYDQESALRMIAGTAKQMGMEIEGVDPTPNKAKKGAK; encoded by the coding sequence GTGGCTAAAAAAGAAATCACAAGAATTGCCAAACTAGAACTTATTGGTGGTCAGGCTAAGCCTGGTCCAGCTTTAGCTTCAGTTGGTATTAATATGGGTGAATTCACCAAACAATTCAACGATAAAACTAAAGACAGAATGGGCGATGTAGTTCCTGTTATTATTACTGCTTTTAATGACAAGAGCTTTACTTTCGAACTTAAGACTACTCCTGTAACAATCTTACTTAAAAAAGCGGCTAAGATTGAAAAAGGTGCTAAAAACGCTAAAACTGAAAAGATAGCTAAAATTTCTAAAGAAGATGCATTAAAGATTGCTGAATACAAGATGCCAGATCTTAATGCTTACGATCAAGAATCTGCTTTAAGAATGATCGCTGGAACAGCTAAACAAATGGGAATGGAAATTGAAGGTGTTGATCCTACCCCTAATAAAGCTAAGAAAGGAGCTAAATAA
- a CDS encoding thymidine kinase produces MAKKNAMTTLNGWIEAICGPMFAGKTDELIRKIKRYKYADVKSLVFSPTIDTRSYDHIINSRDGREIECIKINKPFEIYDYVLMHKPQLIGIDEAQFFDDSLVEVIQTLADNQINVIVAGLDRDFRGEPFEPIPTILGIAESIIRLTAICSECGAEASRTQRLINNDPADYHCETILIGDKESYAPRCRHHHKVPNRPINDRTKDFKRQIKNNFGKILEQSSKD; encoded by the coding sequence ATGGCTAAGAAAAATGCGATGACCACATTAAATGGCTGGATTGAGGCTATTTGTGGTCCGATGTTTGCTGGAAAAACTGATGAATTAATCCGTAAAATTAAGCGTTATAAATACGCCGATGTTAAATCCTTAGTTTTTTCTCCGACTATTGATACTAGATCATATGACCATATTATTAACTCAAGAGATGGTCGGGAAATTGAATGTATAAAGATTAATAAGCCGTTTGAAATCTATGATTATGTATTAATGCATAAACCCCAACTAATCGGGATTGATGAAGCACAATTTTTTGATGATTCATTAGTTGAGGTAATTCAAACATTAGCCGATAATCAAATTAATGTTATTGTAGCTGGACTTGACCGAGATTTTAGAGGTGAACCGTTCGAACCAATTCCTACGATTTTAGGAATTGCTGAATCAATTATTCGTTTAACAGCAATCTGTTCTGAATGTGGCGCTGAAGCTAGTAGAACACAAAGACTAATAAATAACGATCCAGCAGATTATCATTGCGAAACAATCTTAATTGGCGATAAGGAATCATACGCACCAAGATGTAGACATCATCATAAAGTGCCTAATCGTCCGATTAATGACAGAACTAAAGATTTTAAACGCCAAATAAAAAATAATTTTGGTAAAATATTAGAGCAATCTTCAAAAGATTAA
- the ychF gene encoding redox-regulated ATPase YchF — MLKAGIIGLPNVGKSTLFNAITNSQIEAANYPFATIEPNVGIVELIDERLTKLAEQIEPNKLVYATIMFVDIAGLVKGASKGEGLGNKFLSNIREVDCLIHVVRCFDDNSITHVHNAVDPINDIDTINLELMIADLEVVTNRINKIKKKAESGDKSVITEYELLNSIKQRLENNQMLDLSSYSQEELSIIKNFNLLTAKPRIYVGNISENDITDEQNNKHVKALAEFCKQNSEEYLTVSAKLEEELSLLEEADKKEMMTSFQMKQSGLNKIAFKAYEILGLCTYFTYGKVEVRAWTFKKNSLAPQCAGIIHSDFERGFIKAEVIHWTDLIEYGSELKAKEAGKLRLEGKQYVVQDGDVINFKFNV, encoded by the coding sequence ATGCTAAAAGCAGGTATAATTGGCTTACCTAATGTTGGGAAATCAACATTATTTAATGCTATCACTAATTCGCAAATTGAAGCAGCTAACTACCCATTCGCAACAATTGAACCTAATGTTGGTATAGTTGAGTTAATCGATGAACGATTAACTAAACTAGCAGAACAAATAGAACCTAACAAACTTGTTTATGCAACAATCATGTTTGTTGATATCGCAGGTTTAGTTAAAGGTGCTTCTAAAGGGGAAGGATTAGGTAACAAATTTTTAAGCAATATCCGTGAAGTAGATTGCTTAATCCATGTAGTTAGATGTTTTGATGACAACAGCATTACGCATGTACATAATGCTGTTGACCCTATTAATGACATTGATACGATTAATCTAGAATTAATGATAGCTGATCTCGAGGTTGTTACTAACCGTATCAATAAAATTAAAAAGAAAGCTGAAAGCGGCGATAAATCAGTTATCACTGAATATGAATTACTTAACTCAATTAAACAAAGACTTGAGAACAACCAGATGTTAGATCTATCTAGTTATTCTCAAGAAGAATTAAGTATAATTAAGAACTTTAATTTATTAACAGCTAAACCTAGAATCTATGTTGGAAATATCTCAGAAAACGATATTACCGACGAACAAAACAATAAACACGTTAAAGCACTAGCTGAGTTTTGTAAGCAAAACTCAGAAGAGTACTTAACCGTATCTGCTAAGCTTGAAGAAGAATTATCTTTACTTGAAGAAGCTGATAAAAAAGAAATGATGACTTCATTTCAAATGAAGCAATCAGGACTTAATAAGATTGCTTTCAAAGCTTATGAGATCTTAGGTTTATGTACCTACTTTACTTATGGTAAAGTTGAAGTGCGCGCTTGAACTTTTAAGAAGAACAGTCTAGCACCACAATGTGCTGGAATTATCCATTCTGATTTCGAACGTGGGTTTATTAAGGCTGAGGTAATTCATTGAACTGATCTAATTGAATACGGATCAGAATTAAAAGCTAAAGAAGCTGGTAAACTCCGTCTTGAAGGGAAACAATATGTTGTTCAAGATGGTGATGTAATTAATTTTAAGTTTAATGTTTAA